The region CTTTAATCAAAACGTGCATACGAAATATGCGATGAATCGCAATATAACCATGGGGTGGCTATGGATAATTAGGCCTAAATTTATGTCGATAAATACTTGGCTGCAAATTCAGCAATGTTTTTATCCGAACTCCCTCCTTCCTGCATTGCCTCTTTGGCCATCTTCATCCACTTTGTCGCATTGCTGCGGTACTCATCCTTTCCCTTCCTATCCATCACCTTCCGGAtgcatctctccacctcctccctcctcaCCAAGCCTTTCACCTCTGCCCGCATCCGCACGCCGATCCCCCATGCACTCTCCACATACTTTCCCGTGGTTGGCTGGTCAGCCGACCTTGGCATTGCCACCATTGGCACACCGGCAACAATTGCTTCTGTCGTTGAGCTCCATCCGCAGTGTGTCAAGAAACAACCTGCAAGGTAAAAGGCAAATTAGTCCCTCAAGAAATGGATATTTATTTACACACATGTATATAAAGAAACTCCCCATTTTCATACCTATGGCTTTATGCGCCAGGACATCAAGCTGGGGACACCAAGGCACAAGTAATCCATTTTCCTTGCATCTGTCATGGAGTTCTTCAGATA is a window of Triticum dicoccoides isolate Atlit2015 ecotype Zavitan unplaced genomic scaffold, WEW_v2.0 scaffold78851, whole genome shotgun sequence DNA encoding:
- the LOC119347889 gene encoding UDP-glycosyltransferase 79-like, which gives rise to MASRWRAKTVGPTLPSFFLDDGRLPSNKAYGVNFFSSDAPCMAWLDRQPPISVVLASYGTVYSLDAGELDELGNGLCDSGKPFLWVVRSSEVEKISEELHDRCKENGLLVPWCPQLDVLAHKAIGCFLTHCGWSSTTEAIVAGVPMVAMPRSADQPTTGKYVESAWGIGVRMRAEVKGLVRREEVERCIRKVMDRKGKDEYRSNATKWMKMAKEAMQEGGSSDKNIAEFAAKYLST